The genomic segment CCGACCACGCCGTGATGCACCGCATGAGAGCCGACCGCACACTGGAAGTGATACCCGTAGATGTGCAAGGAATCTTGGACGGCAGAGCGGCAGACATCCCCCTGCAGGCAAACGACGTGCTCTTCATCCCGACCAAACAAGAGATGATGCAGGAACGCACGCTCACCATCCATGGTGAGGTGCACTACCCCGGTATCTATAAATATGCAGCCAACGAGACGGTGGAAGACCTGATTCTCCAGGCAGGTGGTCTGAAAGAGACCGCTTCAACGGTGAAAGTGGATATCGCCCGCCGCATAAACAATCCCAAGGCAACCAGCCCTGACAGCATTATCTCACAGACCTTCACGCTCGCACTCAAAGATGGCTTCGTCATCGACGGCGAGCCGGGCTTCGTCCTGATGCCATACGACGAGATTTACGTCCGTCAAAGCCCGGGATTCAACATCCAAAAGAATGTCCGCGTGGAAGGCAACGTCATGTTTGCCGGTGTCTATACCCTCTCAAGCAAGAACGAGCGCATATCAGACATCATCAAGAAAGCAGGCGGTCTGAACGACCTCGCATATATTCGCGGAGCACGCCTTGAACGCCGCACGAACGAGGACGAGCGCTTGCGGATGCAAACCGTACTGAGGATGTTGCAGGCACAGGCAGGACAGAAAGACACCTTGAACATAGCCTTGCTGGAACTGGGTGACACCTATCCCGTAGGTGTCGATTTCGAGAAAGCACTGAAGAATCCCGGTTGCGACGAGGACATCGTGCTGCGGGAAGGCGACCGCATCTTCGTTCCCGAATACAACGGTACGGTTAAGATTTCGGGCGACGTGATGTATCCGAACACCGTGACCTACGAGAAAGGCAAGCGCCCGTCATACTACATCGACCAAGCCGGTGGATGGGGTAACCGTGCGAAGAAGAGCAATACCTACATCATCTATATGAACGGCAAGGTGGCAAAAGTCGGTCATAACGCCAAGGTGCAACCCGGCTGTGAAATCATAGTTCCGAGCAAGCCCAAGAACAGTGGACGCTCACTGACAGAATGGCTCACCATCGGCTCAAGCGTCAGCAGCATCGCCGCGATGATTGCAACAATAGCAAATATTGTGAAATAGGATGAAAGGATTTGGATTTTGGACATTAGCTACAATTCTCAAGTATGGAAAACAATAGACAAACCATAGATTTCGGAAAGATCTTCAAGGATCTTTGGAGCAGGAAAATGTTGTTGCTAAAAGTGTGGGTAGTAACCTTTATCCTTGCTTGTATATATATATTTCCTCAGCCCAGATATTATGATGCGAGCGAGGTTCTGGCGCCAGAAATAGTAGATCTTTCGTCAAGTGGCGGACTTGGGGCTTTGGCAAGTAATTTCGGTGTGAACTTAGGTATTGGCATGAGCAAGGATGCCATATACCCCGAACTGTATCCCGATCTTATTGGTTCCAAGCAATTCCTGGTTTCGCTGTTTGATGTTAAGGTCAAGACATTAGACGGCAAGGTTGAGTGTGACCTACATACCTATCTACTGAAGCACCAGAAGGATGCTTTCTACAATTATCCCAAAACATGGCTGATTGAGAAAATAAACGAATGGAAGAATTCCGACAAACCAGTAGGTAAAGCCGATGGAAAGATAGATCCGTTTATCTTGAGCGAGCAGGACATGTTGTTGACCAAGGCATTGGAGGGCATGATACGTTGCTCGGTGAATAAAAAGACAGATGTGGTAACCATTTCGATACGTTCCCAGGACCCTCTGGTATCAGCTACTTTGGCAGATAGTGTCTGTCAGCGGTTACAGGCTGTAATAACAGACTACAGGACAAGTAAAGCGCGTATGGATGTCGAGTATTATACAAAACTTACCGAGAAGGCAAAGGCTGACTATGACCGCTCAGTTGTGAAATACAGCCATTTCTGTGATACCCATGAGAGTACGGTTCTACAGGTCTATGCATCCGAGCGCGACAAGCTGGAGAATGAGATGTCGATGTGCTTCTCTACATACCAGACCATGCAGACTCAGCTGCAGGCTGCCAAGGCTAAACTGCAGGAGCGCACTCCGGTATTTACCATCCTACAATGCAGCACGGTTCCGATAAGACCAGCGGGACCCAGACGCATGATATTTGTCATTGCAATGCTGTTCCTGGCAACGGTATGCACTACGCTGTATGTCGGGAGGTCCGAATTCAAGAAGGCATTTGCTGCACGCTGACAACAAGGTGCACATGAGATACGATGAGCATTAAAAGGAATTTTGCATATAGCTTTATTTTAACGGCAAGCGGATATGTCTTTCCACTGCTGACCTACCCTTACGTGTCACGCATTCTTGGGGTGAGTGGCATTGGCATATGCGACTTCGTTGACAGTATCATCAACTATTTCATCTTATTCTCCATGATGGGTATTGCCACGTGTGGAATACGTGAAATTGCCGTGCACAAGGATGATCGGGAAAGACGCTCAAAAATATTCTACAGCATACTTTTGCTTAATATTATCAGCACTGCCATTGCATTGGTCATATTGCTGACTGCCATGTACACTGTCCCTGCATTGGCTCAATATCGCAAACTGCTGTATATTGGTGTCCTAAAACTGATTGCAAACATATTTCTGATAGAGTGGTTCTATACAGGAATGGAGAACTTTGCTTACATCACGAAGCGCACCATTGCTGTCAAACTAATATATGTAGTAGCAATATTTGTCTTCATTAGAAAGCCAGAGGATTATTCCACGTATTACATCCTTACGGTTGCGACAATTGTGCTGAATGCTGGTTGGAATATGATTTATACCCGAAAATTTGTTACGTTCTCCCTAAAGGATATATCAATAAAACCGCTGCTGGCAACGTTTTTCTCAATGGGTTTATACAAAATTATCACGTCTATCTATACTACTATGAATGTGACGTGGCTGGGGTTTGTTACTGACACCGACCAAGTGGGTTACTACACATCTGCGACGAAGCTGTATACGATTATCATATCTGTGTTTACTGCTTTTACGGGCGTCATGTTACCCAGGCTGTCGGCTCTGCATGCCTTAGGCAATGAAGAGGAATTCTGGAAGAAGATAAGGCTTTCGGTCGAGGCTTTGGCTTGTTTTTCTTTCCCTGTAACGGTGTTTTCCATCATATTTGCGCCCAACATTCTGCATTTCCTGCTGGGAAATGGTTTTGAAGGGGCTTATCTGCCATTCCGCATTATTGCTCCTTTGGTATTTATTATCGGCTATGAACAGATTCTGGTTTTACAGATTCTTATCCCTCGCAACTATGACAGGATTGTCTTGCGAAATTCCGTAATAGGTGCTTCACTGGCTGTATTGGCAAACTTTCTGATTGTAAAGATGTATGGTGCGACGGGCTCTGCCATTGTGTGGCTTTCGTCTGAATTGGCCGTTCTGACGGCAACATTGCTTTTTGTCTGCAGGAAGACCCGTTATGCATTGCCGTTACGGACTATAGGACGCTACATGATATGCTATGCGCCTTTGGCTTTGGTTCTTTATCTGATGCGCAGGACAATGGCTACAAGTGACCTGATAATTCTGCTGACGACAGGTTCGGTGGTGCTGTTGTTTACAATAGTGATTCAGAAATATTATATAAAGTCTCCTGTAGCGATTGGGCTTATAGAGAAGTTACGGATATAACGACAGACGTATGATAACGGGTAATACGACAACAGACAGACTTGGTGTCATGATGCTTGCTAAGAATATCATGATGGTCTTGGTTGTGTTTGTATTAGCTGTGATTCTGGGCAACGGGTTCAATCTGATTGGTTGGGCATACATTGTACAGGTGCGATATTATCTGCTGATGGGCATGGTGTGCATTGCAGTGGCGACTCTGTATTTTATTCAGCATGTAAATCAGCCTATCACATTCAAATACTACGCTGCTTTTATTACGATATGGCCGTTTTGCATTGTTTTGTCATCGTTTTTGCAGGGTGGCATCCTGATTGAGGAGTTTTCTCAAATTCTTTCTTGGACATATGTTGGAGCATTCTTTTTCATTTTCTATCATTTCAAGTTCAGCGAAAAGATGATTTTGTGGATATTGGGGCTGTATGCATTGATAACGGTAGGAATTCAGTTAGCTCAACAGATAGATCCCTTGTTTGCCATATTCGGTGGTGACCCTGAGGATTTGCGTGATGTGGTCTTGGCTGAGAAGAGGAATGGTTTGGTACGTTTCTTTGTGGGAAGTTATCATGTCCAGATGCTTATAATGTGTTTTTTCTGGAGCAGGTTGCTGAAGACGTTTCGCCTGCACTGGGCAATACTGTCGGCGTTGCTTGTTGTTTCTTTATATCTCTATCTGACCAAGCAGATTTTGGCATCTACGTTATTCACGTTAGGGATATCGTTCTTTATGATTAAAGGGCGGAGTGTAAAGATCCTGGCATGTTTGCTGGGTGGTGTTTGCCTTGTGGCATTAGGGATTTTCTGGGATGAGTTGTTTGGCGAGCTGATTCAAGACAGTAAGGACGACAATTTCTCGCATGCCATACGTTTTGAGTTTATCGAGTACATCATGGATTACAATCTGACGGATCCTATAGGTGTGTTATTTGGTCATGGCACCAGCAAGCCGTGGTTTTCTGAACTTCAGCATAAGTTATATCATCCTTCTGACATTGGTTTTTTCGGTGAATCGATTTATTTTGGCTGGGTGTGGGCTCTGGCTTATTTCTACGTGATTTACCGGATAATGGTTACATACAGGCACAAGATTCCGCTGTATATCAAGCTGTTTATTATCTGTTCGGGAGTGATTTCCATATTTATCTTCCCTTATAGAAACCGTATCGAGACATTCAACTGGATATGTATGATATATATATGTTCTCTGTATGTTGATGACAGGAAAGACCTTGTCATGGAGAAAGAACTTGTACAAAAATAATGTCGCATATGTTGTTTTCCGTAGTAATTCCATCATATAAAGGGCGTTATTTGGGTGAGGCTATTGACAGTGTCATTGCTCAGACTTGCGGTGATTGGGAGCTGATTGTGGTGAACGACTGCTCGCCGGAGGATCTGGGTGGGGTGGTTGGTCCTCGCCTGAGTGACTCCCGGATAAGGTATTTTGTGAATGAGCGCAATTTGGGTGCTGAGCATCTGTGTGAGAACTGGAATGGTTGCCTGAAGTTTTGTTCTGGTGATTATGTGATCTGTATGGGTGATGATGACAGGCTTTTGCCTTGTTGTCTGGATGAGTACAGGCGTTTGATTGAGAGGTATCCTCAGGTGGATGTTTTGCATGGCCAGACTGTGATTATTGATGAGTGTGGTGATGTGTGTGAGTTGCTGGAGCCTCGACGTGAGCACGAGTCTGCGTTGGAGCTGATTTATTATAGATGGGCTGGTATGGGTCGTCAGCAGTTTGTGGGTGATTTTTGCTATAAGAGGGTGCCGCTGATGGAGCGTGGTGGTTTTTTCGTTTTGCCTTTTGCTTGGGGCAGTGATGATATTTCTGCTGTGATGGCTGCTACGCCGTGTGGTATTGCGAATACGGAGAGGGTTTGCTTCGAGTATCGTAAGAATCGTTTTTCGATTTCGTCGGATGGTCATTTCAGGGGTAAGGCTGACGCGCTGTTGTTGCAGTGGGAGTGGTTTGAGTCTTATTTAGGTGGGTAT from the Prevotella sp. Rep29 genome contains:
- a CDS encoding Wzz/FepE/Etk N-terminal domain-containing protein — translated: MENNRQTIDFGKIFKDLWSRKMLLLKVWVVTFILACIYIFPQPRYYDASEVLAPEIVDLSSSGGLGALASNFGVNLGIGMSKDAIYPELYPDLIGSKQFLVSLFDVKVKTLDGKVECDLHTYLLKHQKDAFYNYPKTWLIEKINEWKNSDKPVGKADGKIDPFILSEQDMLLTKALEGMIRCSVNKKTDVVTISIRSQDPLVSATLADSVCQRLQAVITDYRTSKARMDVEYYTKLTEKAKADYDRSVVKYSHFCDTHESTVLQVYASERDKLENEMSMCFSTYQTMQTQLQAAKAKLQERTPVFTILQCSTVPIRPAGPRRMIFVIAMLFLATVCTTLYVGRSEFKKAFAAR
- a CDS encoding flippase, coding for MSIKRNFAYSFILTASGYVFPLLTYPYVSRILGVSGIGICDFVDSIINYFILFSMMGIATCGIREIAVHKDDRERRSKIFYSILLLNIISTAIALVILLTAMYTVPALAQYRKLLYIGVLKLIANIFLIEWFYTGMENFAYITKRTIAVKLIYVVAIFVFIRKPEDYSTYYILTVATIVLNAGWNMIYTRKFVTFSLKDISIKPLLATFFSMGLYKIITSIYTTMNVTWLGFVTDTDQVGYYTSATKLYTIIISVFTAFTGVMLPRLSALHALGNEEEFWKKIRLSVEALACFSFPVTVFSIIFAPNILHFLLGNGFEGAYLPFRIIAPLVFIIGYEQILVLQILIPRNYDRIVLRNSVIGASLAVLANFLIVKMYGATGSAIVWLSSELAVLTATLLFVCRKTRYALPLRTIGRYMICYAPLALVLYLMRRTMATSDLIILLTTGSVVLLFTIVIQKYYIKSPVAIGLIEKLRI
- a CDS encoding glycosyltransferase; its protein translation is MSHMLFSVVIPSYKGRYLGEAIDSVIAQTCGDWELIVVNDCSPEDLGGVVGPRLSDSRIRYFVNERNLGAEHLCENWNGCLKFCSGDYVICMGDDDRLLPCCLDEYRRLIERYPQVDVLHGQTVIIDECGDVCELLEPRREHESALELIYYRWAGMGRQQFVGDFCYKRVPLMERGGFFVLPFAWGSDDISAVMAATPCGIANTERVCFEYRKNRFSISSDGHFRGKADALLLQWEWFESYLGGYVSGTRQELVTIGLLKVMMPRHFRLHINDMIRKDLRVCRCNVLFWLRNRRRYGVTVREVLIQFVKSFKV